A genomic segment from Flavobacterium litorale encodes:
- a CDS encoding MarR family winged helix-turn-helix transcriptional regulator encodes MKDQTIDYILRATWQAVARMYNEEASKYGATMSIGFALLSIDKENGIPSTALGPQMGMEPTSLTRTLKSMEEKGLIVRKKNPVDGRGVIIHLTKLGLEKRELSKTTVLKFNDIVKDHLSQEKLDHFAEVAEVINGLIAEKQIYHTENEAEESAKN; translated from the coding sequence ATGAAAGACCAAACAATAGACTATATACTAAGGGCAACTTGGCAAGCTGTAGCCAGAATGTATAATGAAGAAGCATCTAAATACGGCGCAACAATGTCTATCGGGTTTGCCCTATTATCTATCGATAAAGAAAACGGCATCCCCTCTACCGCATTAGGACCACAAATGGGCATGGAGCCAACAAGTTTAACACGTACATTAAAATCGATGGAAGAAAAAGGGTTAATAGTACGCAAAAAAAACCCTGTAGATGGCAGAGGTGTTATTATACACTTAACTAAGTTAGGACTTGAAAAAAGAGAGTTATCTAAAACTACGGTGCTAAAATTTAACGACATCGTTAAAGACCATCTATCGCAGGAAAAGTTAGATCACTTTGCCGAAGTTGCCGAAGTTATAAATGGATTAATTGCCGAAAAGCAAATTTATCATACTGAAAATGAAGCAGAGGAAAGTGCTAAAAATTAA
- a CDS encoding 3-hydroxyacyl-CoA dehydrogenase/enoyl-CoA hydratase family protein, which produces MKRTIKKAAVIGSGIMGSGIACHFANIGVEVLLLDIAPKELTEAEEKKGLTLQDKVVKNRIVNHHLTTSLKSKPSPIYHQKFASRITTGNLDDDLAKIADVDWIIEVVVERLDIKKKVFEQIEEYRKPGTLITSNTSGIPIQFMSEGRSDDFQQHFCGTHFFNPPRYLKLFEIIPGPKTSQEVLDFLNGYGEKFLGKTSVVAKDTPAFIGNRIGIYGIMSLFHQVKEMGLTVEEVDKLTGPVIGRPKSATFRTVDVVGLDTLVHVANGIYDNCPDDEAHELFKVPDFVNTMMEKKWLGSKTGQGFYKKEGKEITSLDLDSLEYRPKQKASFATLELTKSIDRPIDRFKVLVKGSDKAGEFYRKNFTGMFAYVANRIPEIAYDLYKIDDAMKAGFGWENGPFEIWDAIGVQKGIELMKAEGLTPAAWVNDMLASGSTSFYTVKEGNTYYYDVASKSYKKVPGQDAFIILNNIRESKKVWSNSEAIIQDLGDGILNLEFQSKMNTIGGGVLQGINKAIDLAEKEYDGLVIGNQAANFSVGANIGMIFMMAVEQEYDELNMAIKMFQDTMMRVRYSSAPVVVAPHGMTLGGGCEMSMHADKVVAAAETYIGLVEFGVGVIPGGGGSKEMALRAADTFRKNDVELNVLQEYFLAVAMAKVSTSAYEAFDTGILQKGKDVIVVNKDRQLAEAKKHAKLLAEAGYTQPVKRNDVKVLGKQALGMFLVGTDSMEAGNYISEHDKKIANKLAYVMAGGDLSEATLVSEQYLLDLEREAFLSLCTERKTLERIQHMLTKGKPLRN; this is translated from the coding sequence ATGAAACGCACTATTAAAAAGGCAGCCGTTATCGGTTCGGGTATTATGGGCTCAGGCATAGCCTGCCATTTTGCCAATATAGGTGTAGAAGTTCTTTTGTTGGACATTGCCCCTAAAGAACTTACAGAGGCAGAAGAAAAAAAGGGACTTACCCTACAGGATAAAGTGGTTAAAAACCGAATTGTTAACCACCACCTTACTACATCATTAAAATCCAAGCCCTCCCCTATTTACCATCAAAAATTTGCGTCACGCATTACAACAGGAAATCTGGACGATGATTTAGCTAAAATAGCCGATGTAGATTGGATTATTGAGGTAGTAGTAGAACGACTTGATATTAAGAAAAAAGTATTTGAACAAATTGAAGAATACCGCAAGCCTGGTACGCTTATAACATCAAATACATCAGGTATTCCAATCCAGTTTATGAGTGAAGGGCGAAGTGACGATTTCCAACAGCACTTTTGCGGAACACACTTTTTTAACCCACCACGTTACTTAAAACTTTTCGAAATTATACCAGGTCCTAAAACCTCGCAAGAAGTTTTGGACTTTTTAAATGGTTACGGCGAAAAATTCTTAGGTAAAACATCGGTAGTAGCTAAAGATACCCCTGCTTTTATAGGTAACCGTATAGGTATATACGGTATTATGAGCCTATTCCATCAAGTAAAAGAGATGGGGCTTACTGTAGAAGAAGTAGATAAACTAACAGGTCCAGTAATTGGTCGCCCAAAATCGGCAACCTTCCGTACGGTAGATGTAGTAGGGTTAGACACTTTAGTACACGTTGCTAACGGTATTTACGACAATTGTCCTGACGATGAGGCACACGAACTGTTTAAAGTCCCCGATTTTGTAAATACAATGATGGAAAAAAAATGGTTGGGTAGTAAAACAGGACAAGGTTTTTACAAAAAAGAAGGCAAAGAAATTACATCGTTAGACCTTGATAGCCTAGAATATCGACCAAAACAAAAAGCATCGTTTGCAACTTTAGAGCTTACTAAAAGTATAGACCGACCTATTGACCGATTTAAAGTATTGGTAAAAGGCAGCGATAAAGCAGGCGAATTCTACCGTAAAAACTTTACAGGAATGTTTGCTTATGTAGCAAACCGTATTCCTGAAATTGCCTACGACCTATATAAGATAGATGATGCAATGAAAGCTGGTTTCGGTTGGGAAAACGGTCCATTTGAAATTTGGGATGCTATAGGAGTACAAAAAGGTATCGAACTAATGAAAGCAGAAGGGCTTACTCCTGCTGCTTGGGTAAACGATATGCTAGCATCGGGTAGTACTAGTTTTTATACCGTTAAAGAAGGAAATACCTATTACTACGATGTAGCATCTAAATCCTATAAAAAAGTACCTGGGCAAGATGCATTTATTATACTAAACAACATTCGCGAAAGCAAAAAAGTATGGAGCAATAGCGAAGCCATTATACAAGATTTAGGCGATGGAATTTTAAACTTAGAATTCCAAAGCAAAATGAATACTATTGGTGGCGGGGTGCTACAAGGCATCAATAAAGCAATAGACCTTGCTGAGAAAGAGTATGATGGACTCGTTATAGGCAACCAAGCAGCGAATTTCTCTGTAGGTGCAAATATCGGTATGATATTTATGATGGCTGTAGAGCAGGAATACGACGAGCTGAATATGGCTATAAAAATGTTTCAGGACACCATGATGCGGGTACGCTATTCCTCTGCTCCAGTAGTAGTAGCACCACACGGTATGACGTTAGGTGGTGGATGTGAAATGAGCATGCACGCCGACAAAGTGGTAGCTGCCGCCGAAACCTATATTGGTTTAGTAGAGTTTGGTGTAGGTGTTATCCCTGGTGGTGGAGGCTCTAAAGAAATGGCACTACGTGCTGCCGATACCTTCCGTAAAAACGATGTGGAGCTTAATGTACTACAAGAATATTTCTTAGCTGTGGCTATGGCAAAAGTATCAACCTCAGCCTACGAAGCTTTTGATACTGGCATATTACAAAAAGGGAAAGACGTTATTGTAGTAAATAAAGACAGGCAGTTGGCAGAAGCTAAAAAGCACGCCAAACTACTTGCCGAAGCAGGTTATACACAACCCGTAAAACGTAACGATGTAAAAGTACTCGGTAAACAAGCCTTAGGTATGTTTTTAGTAGGTACTGATAGTATGGAAGCAGGTAACTACATAAGCGAACACGACAAGAAAATAGCCAATAAACTAGCTTACGTTATGGCGGGTGGCGATTTGAGTGAAGCCACATTAGTAAGTGAACAATACTTATTAGACTTAGAACGCGAAGCATTCCTATCGTTATGTACTGAACGTAAAACGTTAGAAAGAATACAACATATGCTAACCAAAGGGAAGCCACTACGTAATTAG
- a CDS encoding four helix bundle protein — protein sequence MHKVNELKIWQKSIELVKQVYKVVADLPNDEKFGLTSQIKRAAVSIPSNIAEGAGRNSKKEFKYFLSIANGSSYELHTQLIITHELGLIEEQKIEETLNLITEIQKMNYSFQKSIGEV from the coding sequence ATGCATAAGGTAAATGAGTTAAAAATATGGCAAAAATCAATCGAACTTGTAAAACAAGTTTATAAGGTAGTTGCTGATTTACCAAATGATGAAAAATTTGGTTTAACATCTCAAATAAAAAGAGCTGCCGTTTCAATACCATCCAATATAGCCGAAGGTGCTGGAAGAAACTCAAAAAAGGAATTTAAATATTTTTTGAGTATTGCGAATGGTTCAAGTTACGAATTACATACACAATTAATCATTACTCATGAACTTGGTTTAATTGAAGAACAAAAAATTGAAGAAACACTAAACTTAATTACTGAAATACAAAAAATGAATTATTCATTTCAAAAAAGCATTGGGGAAGTCTAA
- a CDS encoding acetyl-CoA C-acyltransferase: MKTAYIVKAYRTAVGKAPKGVFRFKRPDELAAETIEHIMKELPDFDKTRIDDVIVGNAMPEAEQGLNFARLISLMGLKVEDVPGVTVNRYCASGLETIAMATAKIQSGMADCIIAGGAESMSYIPMGGYKPVPDYKAAKAGNEDYYWGMGLTAEAVAKKYNVSREDQDKFAYESHQKALKAQAEGKFDNQIVPITVEQVYIDENGKKATKSYTVTKDEGPRADTSVEALAKLRPVFAADGSVTAGTSSQMSDGAAFAMVMSEDMVKELNLEPIARLVSYAAAGVEPRIMGIGPVKAIPKALQQANLKLNDIELIELNEAFASQSLAVVRELGINTDILNVNGGAIALGHPLGCTGAKLSVQLFDEMKRRGNKYGMVTMCVGTGQGAAGIYEIL, from the coding sequence ATGAAAACAGCATATATAGTAAAAGCATACAGAACAGCAGTAGGTAAAGCACCTAAAGGCGTGTTCCGATTTAAACGACCTGATGAACTGGCAGCAGAAACGATTGAACACATCATGAAAGAACTGCCTGATTTTGATAAAACCCGTATAGACGATGTTATTGTTGGTAATGCAATGCCAGAGGCTGAGCAAGGCTTAAACTTTGCACGCCTTATATCGTTAATGGGGCTTAAAGTAGAAGATGTACCTGGTGTAACAGTAAACAGATATTGTGCATCAGGATTGGAAACCATTGCTATGGCGACAGCTAAAATACAAAGCGGAATGGCGGACTGTATTATAGCAGGAGGTGCCGAGAGCATGAGCTATATACCTATGGGTGGTTACAAACCCGTACCCGATTATAAAGCAGCCAAAGCAGGTAATGAAGATTATTATTGGGGCATGGGACTAACTGCCGAAGCAGTAGCAAAAAAATACAACGTAAGCCGTGAAGACCAAGATAAATTTGCCTACGAATCGCACCAAAAGGCATTAAAAGCGCAAGCCGAAGGCAAATTCGATAACCAGATAGTACCTATAACCGTAGAACAGGTATATATAGATGAAAACGGTAAAAAAGCAACCAAAAGCTATACTGTAACCAAGGACGAAGGACCTCGTGCTGACACTTCCGTAGAGGCATTGGCAAAATTACGCCCTGTTTTTGCTGCTGATGGTAGTGTTACGGCAGGTACATCTTCTCAAATGAGCGACGGTGCAGCTTTTGCAATGGTAATGAGTGAGGACATGGTTAAAGAATTAAATCTTGAACCTATTGCAAGATTAGTAAGCTATGCAGCAGCAGGTGTTGAACCGAGAATAATGGGTATAGGGCCTGTAAAAGCTATACCAAAAGCATTACAACAAGCCAATTTAAAATTAAACGACATAGAACTTATAGAACTTAATGAAGCCTTTGCGTCGCAGTCGTTAGCCGTAGTTAGAGAACTTGGTATTAATACCGATATTCTTAATGTAAACGGAGGTGCCATTGCACTAGGGCATCCATTAGGATGTACAGGCGCAAAACTATCGGTGCAATTATTCGACGAGATGAAACGCCGTGGTAATAAATATGGTATGGTAACTATGTGTGTGGGTACAGGACAAGGTGCAGCAGGAATTTATGAAATATTGTAA
- a CDS encoding four helix bundle protein — protein sequence MKIWQCGMELAKSILDITATFPTHEKFGLKTQMNRCSVSIPSNIAEGSSRTNKSFRHFIDISLGSSFELQTQLLLAYHNKYITEVTTREIENKIEEFQRMTMSFQNTLGSN from the coding sequence ATGAAAATTTGGCAATGTGGTATGGAACTAGCAAAATCGATTTTAGATATTACAGCTACTTTTCCAACGCATGAAAAGTTTGGTTTAAAAACTCAAATGAACAGATGCTCAGTTTCAATACCTTCAAATATAGCAGAAGGATCTAGTAGAACTAATAAATCTTTCAGGCATTTTATAGATATTTCGTTGGGATCATCCTTTGAACTACAAACGCAATTACTATTAGCCTACCACAATAAATATATTACAGAAGTAACAACAAGAGAAATCGAAAATAAAATAGAAGAATTCCAACGGATGACCATGAGTTTTCAGAACACTTTAGGCAGTAATTAA
- a CDS encoding acyl-CoA dehydrogenase family protein, translating to MNTEEQKIARGGQFLVTETKCEDIFTPEDFSEEQIMMRDSVQEFIDREIWPNKERFEKKDYAFTEETMRKAGELGFLGVAVPEEYNGMGMGFVSTMLVCDYISGATGSFSTAFGAHTGIGTMPITLYGTEEQKQKYVPKLATGEWFGAYCLTEPGAGSDANSGKTKAVLSEDGTHYKITGQKMWISNAGFCNVFIVFARIEDDKYITGFIVENDPDNGISMGEEEHKLGIRASSTRQVFFNETKVPVENMLSERGNGFKIAMNALNVGRIKLAAACLDAQRRTIENSVKYANERVQFKTPIANFGAIRAKLAEMATSCYAGESASYRAAKNIEDRINARIAKGESHQDAELKGVEEFAIECSILKVAVSEDIQNCSDEGIQIFGGMGFSEDTPMESAWRDARIARIYEGTNEINRMLCVGMLIKKAMKGHVDLLGPATKVGEELMGIPSFDVPDYSELFAEEKEMIVKLKKAFLMVAGSAVQKYGPDLEEHQQLLMAAADILIEIYMAESTILRTEKLAKNKGEENVKEQIAMAKLYLYKAVDIVNDKGKEGIASFAEGDEQRMMLMGLKRFTKYTNLPNVIALRETIAAKIVTENDYPF from the coding sequence ATGAACACAGAAGAGCAAAAAATAGCAAGAGGAGGACAATTCCTTGTAACAGAAACTAAATGTGAAGATATATTCACGCCCGAAGATTTCTCAGAAGAGCAAATCATGATGCGCGACTCTGTTCAAGAGTTTATTGACCGTGAGATATGGCCAAACAAAGAACGTTTTGAGAAAAAAGATTATGCTTTTACTGAGGAAACGATGCGAAAAGCGGGAGAACTTGGCTTTTTAGGGGTAGCGGTACCAGAAGAGTACAACGGTATGGGCATGGGCTTTGTTTCTACTATGTTGGTATGCGATTATATATCGGGTGCTACAGGCTCATTCTCTACTGCCTTTGGGGCGCACACGGGTATTGGTACTATGCCAATAACACTGTATGGCACCGAAGAGCAGAAACAAAAATACGTACCCAAACTAGCCACAGGCGAATGGTTTGGCGCCTACTGCCTTACTGAACCTGGAGCGGGTAGCGATGCTAACTCGGGTAAAACAAAGGCAGTACTATCTGAAGATGGGACGCATTACAAAATTACAGGACAGAAAATGTGGATCTCTAATGCAGGCTTTTGTAATGTATTTATTGTATTTGCCCGTATAGAAGATGATAAATATATTACAGGTTTTATTGTAGAAAACGACCCTGACAATGGAATCTCTATGGGGGAAGAGGAACATAAACTCGGTATTAGAGCCTCCTCTACACGGCAAGTGTTTTTTAACGAAACAAAAGTTCCTGTAGAAAATATGCTATCAGAACGTGGCAACGGCTTTAAGATAGCTATGAATGCACTTAATGTAGGGCGTATAAAACTTGCTGCTGCTTGTTTGGATGCACAACGCAGAACGATAGAAAACTCTGTAAAATATGCTAACGAGCGCGTTCAGTTTAAAACCCCTATAGCCAACTTTGGTGCTATTCGTGCTAAACTTGCCGAAATGGCAACAAGCTGCTATGCAGGCGAAAGCGCAAGTTACAGGGCTGCTAAGAACATTGAAGATCGTATTAATGCACGTATAGCAAAAGGCGAAAGCCATCAAGATGCTGAGCTTAAAGGTGTAGAAGAGTTCGCCATAGAATGCTCTATCCTTAAGGTAGCGGTATCCGAAGATATACAAAACTGTTCGGATGAAGGTATCCAGATATTTGGTGGTATGGGCTTCTCTGAAGATACACCTATGGAAAGTGCTTGGCGCGATGCACGTATTGCACGTATATACGAGGGTACTAATGAAATTAACCGTATGCTATGCGTAGGTATGCTAATTAAAAAAGCGATGAAAGGTCATGTAGATCTTTTAGGTCCTGCCACAAAAGTAGGCGAAGAATTAATGGGAATTCCATCGTTTGACGTACCTGATTATTCGGAGCTGTTTGCCGAAGAAAAAGAAATGATTGTAAAACTGAAAAAAGCTTTCCTGATGGTAGCGGGCAGTGCCGTACAAAAATATGGCCCTGATTTAGAGGAACACCAGCAATTATTAATGGCTGCTGCCGATATATTAATCGAAATATACATGGCAGAATCTACAATACTCCGTACAGAAAAACTAGCAAAGAATAAAGGAGAAGAAAATGTAAAAGAGCAAATTGCCATGGCAAAACTTTACTTATACAAAGCTGTTGATATTGTAAATGATAAAGGTAAAGAAGGTATTGCATCGTTTGCAGAAGGCGATGAGCAACGCATGATGCTAATGGGGCTTAAACGTTTTACCAAATATACTAACCTACCTAACGTAATAGCATTGCGCGAAACTATCGCCGCTAAAATAGTAACCGAAAACGACTATCCTTTTTAA
- a CDS encoding lmo0937 family membrane protein, with translation MKKLLFVIALLLIVGWIVGSFVYHIASALIHLLLIIAIVMIVLGLIKRKG, from the coding sequence ATGAAAAAACTGTTATTTGTAATTGCGCTACTCCTTATAGTAGGCTGGATAGTTGGGAGCTTTGTCTATCATATTGCTAGTGCTTTAATTCACTTATTGTTAATAATAGCTATTGTTATGATAGTGCTTGGACTAATTAAGCGTAAAGGGTAA
- a CDS encoding DUF4142 domain-containing protein: MKKTNVFSKMLLGAATVMLSLGVVSCKDEKNDPAEVAEEQNEEKFDDNEVMEEDSEYLVDAAEANMMQVELGKVVQEKATHQDVKDFAKMMAEKHGDATKKIEELAGRLHVTLPTATGAATKDAIEKLREKAGLELDKEYIDMMVSKHEDIIDEMEEASEDAKNQDIKMWASDALSDIKMHLEKAKNIQEKLEDKE, from the coding sequence ATGAAAAAAACTAACGTATTTAGTAAAATGTTACTTGGTGCAGCTACAGTAATGTTATCATTAGGTGTGGTATCGTGTAAAGACGAAAAAAATGATCCAGCAGAGGTTGCAGAGGAACAGAACGAAGAGAAATTTGATGATAATGAGGTTATGGAGGAAGATTCGGAGTATCTGGTAGATGCTGCCGAAGCCAATATGATGCAGGTAGAACTCGGTAAGGTGGTTCAGGAAAAAGCTACGCATCAGGACGTTAAAGATTTTGCTAAGATGATGGCAGAAAAGCATGGTGATGCAACTAAAAAAATTGAAGAACTTGCAGGTAGACTACACGTAACATTGCCTACTGCAACAGGTGCAGCTACTAAAGATGCCATAGAAAAGTTGAGAGAAAAAGCAGGTTTGGAGTTGGATAAAGAGTATATTGATATGATGGTAAGCAAACACGAAGATATTATTGATGAGATGGAAGAAGCATCAGAAGATGCTAAAAATCAGGATATTAAAATGTGGGCATCGGATGCGTTGTCTGATATTAAAATGCACCTTGAGAAAGCCAAAAATATTCAGGAAAAACTTGAAGATAAAGAGTAA
- a CDS encoding LETM1-related biofilm-associated protein, which produces MINPSTSGWINKYFAKLNGKLPTDISTHDFYELIRNTGFVYGHVWCVNHLKETDSQGWTAEETTKAALLNTLYEVFRKYTKQEDSNVFIEQAVLFYKQMTPEGYGFLKRVLPKSSSSNVLEGIIDQRVRTNDNIISRNFSHILTNALLFMDVVAFRQYLVNNELSYTYLKKLEETVVSLASLALNKKAEKTEYDDLLIKLFESSVRYTKLNKVTPDNLEKLELTYFESELERYYLLDIAGMAIWSDGAIEKNEITFLYNLAAQLHIQEAYVVESITYFDTFIKTNKNSIPYFKYSNPVKHFYDHASQNVIRLIKRNKNRLGKELSNNGELMVLLSQSTLRSLDSTEKKKVKKQLLEICKTVPSLTIFLLPGGSLLLPLLIKFIPQLLPKVFNENLNDE; this is translated from the coding sequence ATGATTAACCCCTCAACAAGCGGCTGGATTAATAAATATTTTGCTAAGCTAAATGGCAAACTGCCTACAGATATTAGTACCCACGATTTTTATGAATTGATACGAAACACAGGCTTTGTATACGGTCATGTTTGGTGTGTAAATCATTTAAAAGAAACGGATAGCCAGGGATGGACGGCAGAGGAAACAACTAAAGCAGCATTACTAAATACACTTTATGAGGTTTTTAGAAAATACACCAAACAGGAAGATTCTAACGTTTTTATAGAGCAAGCAGTGCTATTTTATAAGCAAATGACTCCTGAGGGTTATGGTTTTTTGAAAAGAGTACTCCCAAAATCGTCGAGTAGTAACGTATTGGAAGGTATTATTGACCAAAGGGTACGTACTAACGATAATATTATTAGCCGTAATTTTTCGCACATACTTACTAATGCACTGCTTTTTATGGATGTAGTTGCATTTAGGCAATATCTTGTTAACAATGAGCTATCCTATACTTACCTTAAAAAATTAGAGGAAACTGTGGTTAGTTTAGCATCGTTAGCATTGAATAAAAAAGCAGAAAAAACGGAGTATGACGATTTACTGATAAAATTATTCGAATCGTCCGTACGATATACAAAACTAAACAAGGTAACTCCTGATAACTTAGAGAAATTAGAGTTAACTTATTTTGAATCGGAATTAGAACGTTATTATTTATTGGATATAGCGGGCATGGCAATATGGAGTGATGGGGCTATAGAAAAAAACGAAATTACATTTTTGTACAACCTAGCAGCACAGTTACACATACAGGAAGCCTACGTAGTAGAAAGTATTACTTACTTTGATACGTTTATAAAAACTAATAAAAATAGTATACCTTACTTTAAATACTCCAACCCTGTAAAGCATTTTTACGACCACGCCTCGCAAAATGTAATACGGTTGATTAAGAGGAATAAAAACCGATTGGGTAAAGAGTTATCCAATAACGGGGAGTTAATGGTATTGTTATCGCAATCTACTTTAAGGAGTTTGGATAGTACCGAGAAGAAAAAGGTAAAAAAACAGTTGTTAGAAATTTGTAAAACAGTACCGTCGTTAACTATTTTTTTGCTACCAGGTGGTAGTTTGCTATTGCCTTTACTTATTAAGTTTATACCGCAATTACTCCCTAAAGTGTTTAATGAAAATTTAAATGACGAATAA